The proteins below are encoded in one region of Danio rerio strain Tuebingen ecotype United States chromosome 14, GRCz12tu, whole genome shotgun sequence:
- the sesn4 gene encoding sestrin-3, translated as MIICTKNMDYRLGSQCQFVQNQVIVNSEKERASLLCMKALANRGRLDKVSQQMASHPQYLESFLRTQHYILYMDGPLPLPYRHYIAIMAAARHHCRYLVSLHSAQFLRVGGDPLWLQGLEAAPARLRHLDHINKVLAHQPWLTARSHIQALLKTGEQCWSLAELVQAVVLLAHCHSLCSFVFGSGSDSDITTTPRVHHGTPPGCCLCDAANGNTALSPPSSGPMEKMLRRRSLDSSCDVGCLREQIHKSQDEIKERKGDRLHSQTLLHSDVEEEEEAMFSTDPSRFVTDPEFGYQEFARREEDHFQVLRVQDYSWEDHGFSLVNRLYSDIGHLLDERFRNVASLPFPHSPDLKRAIWNYIHCIYGIRYDDYDYGEVNRLLERGLKLYIKAVACYPDSSKTPLCPLSWTPVKASEKVHVNLLVMEARLQAELLYALRAITQYMIA; from the exons ATGATCATCTGCACGAAAAACATGGATTACCGCCTTGGATCCCAGTGTCAGTTTGTTCAGAATCAG GTGATTGTCAACTCTGAGAAAGAGCGTGCCTCTCTCCTGTGTATGAAGGCTTTGGCCAACAGAGGGCGTCTGGACAAGGTGTCTCAGCAGATGGCCTCTCACCCACAGTACCTGGAGAGTTTCCTGCGCACACAGCACTACATCCTTTATATGGATGGCCCATTGCCCCTGCCCTACCGCCACTACATTGCCATCATG GCTGCAGCGCGGCATCACTGTAGGTACCTGGTTTCTCTGCATTCAGCTCAGTTTCTGCGTGTTGGCGGAGACCCGCTGTGGCTTCAGGGCCTGGAGGCGGCACCAGCTCGACTACGGCACCTCGATCATATCAACAAGGTTCTGGCCCATCAGCCCTGGCTCACCGCTCGCTCACACATACAGGCTTTACTGAAGACAGGAGAGCAGTGCTGGTCTCTGGCTGAGCTGGTGCAGGCTGTGGTTCTGCTGGCCCACTGTCACTCCCTTTGCAGTTTCGTTTTTGGTTCCGGTTCTGATTCGGACATCACTACCACTCCCAGAGTGCATCACGGCACACCCCCTGGATGCTGCCTCTGTGATGCTGCCAATGGCAACACAGCTCTATCACCACCTTCTTCTGGACCCATGGAGAAGATGCTACGGAGAAGG TCCCTAGACTCCAGTTGTGATGTTGGTTGCCTTCGAGAACAAATTCATAAATCACAGGATGAAATCAAGGAAAGAAAGGGGGACCGACTCCATTCACAGACGCTCCTACATTCAG atgtggaggaggaggaggaggccaTGTTTTCCACAGACCCCTCCCGCTTCGTCACAGATCCAGAATTCGGCTACCAGGAATTTGCCAGACGAGAGGAGGACCATTTCCAAGTATTGCGGGTGCAG GACTACTCATGGGAGGATCATGGCTTCTCGCTTGTAAATCGGCTCTATTCTGATATCGGGCACCTGTTAGACGAGCGATTCCGCAATGTGGCGTCGCTCCCTTTCCCTCACAGTCCTGATCTCAAACGAGCCATCTGGAACTACATTCATTGTATCTATGGCATCAG atatgatgattatgattatggAGAAGTTAACCGGTTGCTGGAGCGTGGACTGAAACTTTACATTAAAGCTGTGGCCTGTTATCCTGACTCCAGCAAGACCCCGCTATGCCCTTTGTCCTGGACTCCAGTAAAAGCTTCAGAAAAG GTTCATGTGAATTTGTTAGTGATGGAGGCACGTCTGCAGGCCGAGCTGCTGTATGCGCTCAGAGCCATCACTCAATATATGATCGCATAG